A stretch of Fundicoccus culcitae DNA encodes these proteins:
- a CDS encoding polysaccharide pyruvyl transferase family protein, which yields MGQIKKIIKNIIPNSAQKKLRIINSKYSKVKLNKTFDPIISELKSTKNQKRIILIGTAIYGNIGDHAISIAGTKFIKKEFPNVNLIEIPISLYEYKSDIINRNINQHDLIIINGGGYLGTLWETGQEISNSIIINNPNNRIIIFPQTMYYKEDSENLIKEHKKIIADHPNVSLIVRDKKSYDFVSEKEFEFKKVILTPDIVTYIDGNKYKNNKNKIIFVLRKDHEKVDYKKDIEELKSHFIELGYEEDDFEYTDSVVEGYYNLYNRDALVEEYLKMIGQASFVISDRLHGMILAAICGIPVIALDNVSNKVYGAYEWFSSFDYVLYFKDKNIYQKIDEINESKSSYNYDSSKFANKHQEIKKLVELEYNDLKI from the coding sequence ATGGGACAAATAAAAAAAATAATAAAAAATATAATACCAAATTCAGCACAAAAAAAGTTGCGCATTATTAACAGTAAATATTCAAAAGTAAAACTTAATAAAACGTTTGATCCAATTATTTCTGAATTAAAAAGTACAAAAAATCAAAAACGAATAATATTGATTGGGACAGCTATATATGGGAATATTGGTGATCATGCAATTTCAATAGCAGGAACTAAATTTATTAAAAAAGAGTTTCCTAATGTAAACCTAATAGAAATTCCGATTAGTTTATATGAATATAAGTCTGATATTATTAATAGAAATATTAATCAACATGATTTAATTATTATTAATGGTGGAGGTTATTTAGGAACTTTATGGGAAACGGGGCAAGAAATATCTAATTCAATTATTATCAATAATCCCAATAATAGAATTATAATATTTCCTCAAACAATGTATTACAAAGAAGATAGTGAGAATTTAATTAAAGAACATAAGAAAATTATTGCTGACCATCCAAATGTTAGTTTAATAGTAAGGGATAAAAAATCATATGATTTTGTATCTGAAAAAGAATTTGAATTTAAGAAGGTGATTTTGACACCTGATATTGTTACGTATATTGATGGAAATAAATATAAAAATAACAAAAATAAAATTATTTTTGTATTGAGAAAAGATCATGAAAAAGTTGATTATAAAAAAGATATAGAAGAGTTAAAAAGCCACTTTATCGAATTAGGCTATGAGGAAGACGATTTCGAATACACTGATTCAGTAGTTGAAGGTTATTACAATTTATATAATCGCGATGCTCTTGTAGAGGAATATTTAAAAATGATTGGACAAGCAAGTTTTGTGATTTCTGATCGTCTTCATGGAATGATATTAGCTGCTATTTGTGGTATACCAGTTATAGCGTTAGATAATGTTAGTAATAAGGTTTATGGTGCATATGAATGGTTCTCATCATTTGATTATGTTTTATATTTTAAAGATAAGAATATATATCAAAAAATAGATGAAATTAATGAATCAAAAAGTTCTTATAATTATGATTCAAGTAAATTTGCTAACAA